The genomic DNA GTTTTTCCTTCAAGTTTTTCTTAATAAAATTCTTAGAAACATAATATCTTTAGTTATGTGTTTAAAGTTTCTGATCATGATCATTCCATTTTATAATAACCAATAAACGCAATAAAGGGgcatatatgaaaataaaaaaaaaggggaagcaatatattttcaaatatatcTAAAAGAtattctatatatattatttttaaaaaaatgtcatacgTAAtactatttattatttttttaaattattttttcttaaaattacCATGAATAATATACGATTTATGccatatattaatattatttcattgGTTAATAcacgtaatttttattttggtcCTTTTGAAATTTAGGAGgattatataaaatcatttaaattatatatgttaattaaTARAATGAATAATGCGAAATACAAACATTCCTGTGCAGAAACTCAGAATTATTTACATTCAATAGGTCAAACTAACAATGaaacattaaaaaacatCGGTTGCTCCCTTGAATATggttatacatttttaactgCAACACGTGAAAATACTTTAACTGATTTGTGCACATATTTAAATCTTTGGTTAGATGAACAAAAGAGAATACATGtatatgataaatttaaGGTTAGTACGAATGAATGGCAAGTCTTTGAGGATTTGTGGAACACATTAATGGAAGGACAGACTCCTGATCATAAATGTGAAAGACAACACGAAGAAAACAATATATCCGAATATAGTAAGCGCTTAGATTTGAAGTCTTACTGTATAAATAgagattattttaaaagattatTCCAATCATCTTCAAGATCCGATGAATATAAAGCACAAATATGTAAAGGGTTTTCCGACTATACACaagataattataataaattgatCGAGGGAATGAATTGTATTGATAAGAAAAATGGCATTAATGATTATAATTACCACATTTCTGATGATTGCACTCTATATAATATTCCTAAAACGTTTCCAAAATGCAATGAAAAAACTGAAACTATTGTAGATGTTGACAATTCTAAAAAAGATATAGAAAAATGCGAAAGTATTAAACAAGTAGTAGGTGCAGGCACTGATTTAAATGCAATTCCTGTCCCATTGGATGGTGACAGAGATGGATTAGATGTAGATGACCATGGAGCAATGAATATTCTGGCTGTATCAGCAGGTAGACCCGATGAATTAAAAGATAGTCTCTCTGAATCTATAGAATTAGCTCTTCCATTACCAACAGCTGTAACTTCACCCAATGATAAACCTTCAAAACCTATATACTATGCTGGATTGTCAACATTAGGAGTTGTTTTCACTTCCACAGTTTTgtataaagtataaaaaatataatttttaaatatattatcatacATTAATTACTAACATAACTTTACTTTTATCGATAAAACTACTCTAaacactttatttttctataatagTACACAACCCTTGGACCGTTCATCCGTTCTTTAGtaagtaaaaaggaaaatttaagACAAACTACTAATAAACATTTAGCTGAACAGTGGCTGCAAAAAACATCAGAATATATGGATTCTAATTCAGAAAATTcccattataattttccttatcaTTCAATGCAAAATTAACTAATAATCAGTAAATCATTATccacttaaaaaataaaaattatgatacaGAGAATGAATATGCGTATTACAGTAACTGTTTGAATAACATAAGTAAACAATAGAATCACTATACTTCAATAtgtaattcaaaataattacaataattaaaaaggtaaacatttataattacactatttacaattttgtgtaattttattatgattAAAATACAGAAAAATAGTAAGAAAGaattacaatataattaGGATCACATTAGcagaatttttatttataatcagtatatgttaaattaaatactatattatgaattattataaaaaacttgAAAGACATGATAAGAGTAAGAATCATGACAAACATACTGATAGTgttaacaatatatataaacaccTTTACTATCATACAATTCCGagatgtattatttttaatataaaaaactataaaatttttataggtACACAACAGAAATTCtgctttaatattttaaccTAAAGAATTGTACATTATTCTTTcaaatttatagaaaaacCTCAATAATTCTACTGATTTACGATTCATATCTATTACTTATAACAGAATGACAGATAACATCATACGTACTTATTTACTGATTAAGCAATGTTATATACATTACTACGTAGATTATggacatatatatattagtacAATAATACATGTGTACGTCTAATTATATCATAAACTTTGTTAACACTAAAACGATTTTAAAAGGATCatacataataaaagttTATACTCCTTAAGTATAACCATGCTCCATCAATAATAATGCTATGCTCCAATATTCTGATAAACTACATACTCATATACTACGTAATATAATTACTGTAATATaattgcatacatatattaataattaccaACTTACATAAGTGCATAGTAAACAAACTTTTCTTTGTATTTTACCATATTTTtagtttgtaaaatattcttaatttattgtctttatgtgaaaaattttacaaacttttgtcatttttcttttattttttacacatacTTTCTTGCTCTatcatatacataataaaataaaactaataaggaaacattaaaaatgtatgtaatgtgtaataaaatcataacttttttaaaagaatagtTACATAAATACAACCATAGCATATGAAATGCTTAAAATTGaaactataaaaatgaagactaCATTATAGCACTATAGAAATATCGAAATTTATTagacaaaaattaaataattactataaatcgcatttattttcagttctaattttaaaagtagcacataaataaaagcgcaaacaatatatttatattaaatggAATAACGTCTAATTAACTAATTCCTAATAAGGTTTCTCACACGAAACTGAATTATTAAACTAATAACTATCATATAAtccatttaaatgtaaacCTAGAATTATATCAAACCTGAAATTGACGGAAAGTTGTAATAATCTTGACTGCACATCTAATactaaaaagataaaataatggGTTCTAACAGCAGataattttccaaatataaatacaaagtAGCATACTTTAAAAGATTTTCTAATTAAGAAATATGTTTCCTAtcataaatatttcaaaatgttcTAATTATTGTGCTTTTTCATTATGTGTTTTCGTGGTTATAAAATTCTGTGGAATTATATTAagttaaaattgtaatatacATCAATTTACATATggaatataaaagaaaaaagcgtAATTAATTTTCTTAATGAACCAAAGAATAGAAATATagttaaatttatttatagcACTTGGGTTTGTATTGTATttctatattaaatatatgctatgaatctacattttattgcgtaaatgtaaaaaattatacatgcaGCAAGGAACTT from Plasmodium vivax scf_3799 genomic scaffold, whole genome shotgun sequence includes the following:
- a CDS encoding variable surface protein Vir17, putative (encoded by transcript PVX_141260A), coding for MSYDYIKSFKLYMLINXMNNAKYKHSCAETQNYLHSIGQTNNETLKNIGCSLEYGYTFLTATRENTLTDLCTYLNLWLDEQKRIHVYDKFKVSTNEWQVFEDLWNTLMEGQTPDHKCERQHEENNISEYSKRLDLKSYCINRDYFKRLFQSSSRSDEYKAQICKGFSDYTQDNYNKLIEGMNCIDKKNGINDYNYHISDDCTLYNIPKTFPKCNEKTETIVDVDNSKKDIEKCESIKQVVGAGTDLNAIPVPLDGDRDGLDVDDHGAMNILAVSAGRPDELKDSLSESIELALPLPTAVTSPNDKPSKPIYYAGLSTLGVVFTSTVLYKYTTLGPFIRSLVSKKENLRQTTNKHLAEQWLQKTSEYMDSNSENSHYNFPYHSMQN